A section of the Rhizobium sp. SSA_523 genome encodes:
- a CDS encoding TlpA disulfide reductase family protein, which produces MPNKRPLGLPSVRLILFAAVAGIIAGLVAVYVKPTLSGNGEVAAQTQCEGAVAQARTVSELAQGELAALSGAAEPRRLETLSFTGPEGRKLTLADFEGKTVLLNLWATWCVPCREEMPALNALQVAKGSDRFEVVAINIDTGSDEKPKAFLEETGVHALAPYRDSSMGVFNALKKEGLAFGLPVTLVINREGCLIGAMNGPAIWDGPQAQTLIDRVLAL; this is translated from the coding sequence ATGCCGAACAAGAGACCTCTCGGTCTGCCGTCCGTCCGCCTGATCCTGTTTGCTGCCGTTGCCGGCATCATCGCCGGTCTCGTCGCGGTATACGTGAAGCCCACCCTGTCTGGCAATGGCGAGGTCGCCGCGCAGACGCAGTGCGAAGGCGCCGTTGCGCAGGCCCGAACGGTGTCGGAACTCGCGCAAGGGGAACTGGCGGCGCTCAGTGGTGCGGCGGAGCCGCGCCGTCTCGAGACGCTGTCCTTCACTGGGCCGGAGGGGCGCAAGCTGACGCTGGCGGATTTCGAGGGCAAGACGGTTCTATTGAACCTCTGGGCGACCTGGTGCGTGCCCTGTCGCGAGGAAATGCCGGCGCTGAACGCTCTGCAGGTCGCCAAGGGCAGCGATAGATTCGAAGTTGTGGCGATCAACATCGACACCGGCAGCGATGAAAAACCGAAGGCCTTTCTGGAAGAGACGGGCGTGCACGCGCTTGCCCCCTATCGCGACAGTTCGATGGGCGTCTTCAATGCGCTGAAGAAGGAGGGGCTGGCCTTTGGCTTGCCGGTCACTCTGGTGATCAATCGCGAAGGCTGCCTGATCGGTGCGATGAATGGGCCGGCCATATGGGATGGACCGCAGGCCCAGACGCTGATCGATCGCGTGCTTGCGCTTTAG
- a CDS encoding 3-hydroxybutyryl-CoA dehydrogenase: MITNVGIVGAGQMGCGIAHVSALAGYRVTVYDLSSERIEAGLATINGNLARQVSNGKLSDEDRKAALSRISGTVDHHDLASVDLLIEAATEDESVKRKIFSQICPVLKPEAILATNTSSLSITRLAATTDRPEQFMGIHFMNPVPVMKLVELVRGIATGEPTFLAAKQFAASLDKTVTVAEDFPAFIVNRILLPMINEAIYTLYEGVGSVEAIDTAMKLGANHPMGPLQLADFIGLDTCLSIMQVLHDGLADSKYRPCPLLVKYVEAGWLGRKSGRGFYDYRGEVPVPTR; the protein is encoded by the coding sequence ATGATCACCAATGTTGGAATAGTCGGAGCGGGTCAGATGGGCTGCGGCATCGCGCATGTCAGCGCCTTGGCCGGCTACCGGGTAACGGTCTATGATCTTTCCAGCGAACGGATCGAAGCGGGCCTTGCCACCATCAACGGCAATCTTGCCCGCCAGGTCTCGAACGGCAAGCTGAGCGACGAGGACCGCAAGGCGGCTTTGTCGCGCATCAGCGGAACTGTCGATCACCACGATCTAGCGTCAGTGGATCTTCTGATCGAAGCGGCGACCGAGGACGAAAGCGTCAAGCGCAAGATCTTCTCGCAGATCTGCCCGGTGCTGAAGCCGGAAGCGATCCTTGCCACCAATACCTCGTCCCTCTCCATCACCCGGCTTGCCGCGACCACCGATCGTCCCGAGCAATTCATGGGCATTCATTTCATGAACCCGGTTCCGGTGATGAAGCTGGTCGAGCTCGTCCGCGGCATCGCAACCGGGGAGCCGACCTTCCTCGCAGCCAAGCAGTTTGCCGCGTCGTTGGACAAGACCGTCACGGTTGCCGAAGATTTTCCCGCCTTCATCGTCAACCGCATCCTGCTGCCGATGATCAACGAGGCCATCTACACGCTGTATGAAGGTGTCGGCTCGGTGGAAGCCATCGATACCGCCATGAAGCTCGGCGCCAATCATCCGATGGGGCCGCTGCAGCTTGCCGATTTCATCGGGCTCGATACCTGCCTGTCCATCATGCAGGTGCTGCATGATGGTCTGGCGGATAGCAAGTACCGACCCTGTCCGCTGCTGGTCAAATATGTCGAAGCCGGCTGGCTCGGCCGCAAATCCGGCCGCGGCTTCTACGATTACCGCGGCGAGGTGCCGGTTCCCACGCGCTGA
- a CDS encoding electron transfer flavoprotein subunit alpha/FixB family protein → MAILLLAEHDGASVSDQTAKALTAATAIGGDVHVLVAGSNAKGAADAAAKLSGVAKVLAADDASLSNNLAEPLADLIVSLAGDYDVIMAAATASAKNVMPRVAALLDVMQVSEIIEVVSADTYRRPIYAGNAIQTVQSTDAKKVITVRSAAFAATGDGGSAPVEAVSASGTTDLSTFVEDALSSSDRPELTSAKIIVSGGRALGSAEKFQEVILPLADKLGAAVGASRAAVDAGYAPNDWQVGQTGKVVAPDLYIACGISGAIQHLAGMKDSKVIVAINKDEEAPIFQVADYGLVGDLFQVIPELEKAL, encoded by the coding sequence ATGGCTATTCTTCTTCTCGCAGAGCATGACGGCGCAAGCGTCTCTGACCAGACTGCCAAGGCCCTGACGGCCGCAACCGCCATCGGCGGTGACGTGCATGTGCTGGTGGCCGGCTCCAATGCCAAGGGCGCCGCCGATGCCGCTGCCAAACTTTCCGGCGTCGCCAAGGTCCTGGCTGCCGATGACGCCTCGCTCTCCAACAATCTGGCTGAACCGCTTGCCGATCTCATCGTCTCGCTGGCCGGTGACTATGATGTGATCATGGCTGCCGCCACGGCCTCGGCCAAGAATGTCATGCCGCGCGTTGCCGCGCTTCTGGACGTGATGCAGGTCTCGGAAATCATCGAGGTCGTCTCGGCCGATACCTATCGACGCCCGATCTATGCCGGCAATGCGATCCAGACGGTGCAGTCGACCGATGCCAAGAAGGTGATCACCGTTCGTTCGGCGGCCTTTGCCGCGACCGGTGACGGCGGTTCGGCGCCCGTCGAGGCCGTTTCCGCCAGCGGCACGACAGACCTTTCCACCTTTGTCGAGGATGCGCTCTCCTCGTCCGACCGGCCGGAACTGACCTCGGCCAAGATCATCGTTTCCGGCGGCCGTGCGCTCGGTTCTGCGGAAAAGTTCCAGGAGGTCATCCTGCCGCTCGCCGACAAGCTGGGCGCTGCCGTGGGTGCCTCGCGCGCTGCCGTCGATGCGGGCTATGCTCCGAACGACTGGCAGGTCGGCCAGACCGGCAAAGTGGTCGCTCCCGATCTCTACATCGCCTGCGGTATTTCAGGTGCCATTCAGCATCTGGCTGGCATGAAGGATTCCAAGGTGATCGTCGCGATCAACAAGGATGAGGAAGCGCCGATCTTCCAGGTGGCCGATTACGGTCTCGTGGGCGACCTGTTCCAGGTGATCCCGGAACTGGAAAAGGCCTTGTAA
- a CDS encoding lipoprotein: MSTLRISARIAVALCIAGIAVTGCGRKGSLDRPSTPVEEQNIRKTPGQKNQPVTDRPFFLDPLL; this comes from the coding sequence ATGTCGACCCTGCGCATCTCTGCCCGCATCGCCGTCGCGCTCTGCATCGCCGGCATCGCCGTTACCGGCTGTGGCCGCAAAGGCTCGCTCGACCGGCCGAGCACGCCCGTCGAGGAGCAGAATATCCGCAAGACTCCGGGCCAGAAAAACCAGCCAGTGACGGATCGTCCCTTTTTCCTAGACCCGCTTCTCTAA
- the argH gene encoding argininosuccinate lyase has protein sequence MWGGRFASGPDAIMEEINASIGFDKKLFAQDIRGSIAHATMLAQQGIISVEDKDKIVSGLNTILSEIQDGRFTFSRKLEDIHMNIEARLADLIGPAAGRLHTARSRNDQVALDFRLWVKEEMARTEAMLTDLIAALLDKAEEHAETVMPGFTHLQTAQPVTFGHHCMAYVEMFGRDRARVRHAIDHLDECPIGAAALAGTGFAIDRHMTAQALGFREPTRNSIDTVSDRDFALEFLSVAAICATHLSRFAEEIVIWSTPQFGFIRLSDAFSTGSSIMPQKKNPDAAELVRAKTGRINGSLVALLTVMKGLPLAYSKDMQEDKEQVFDAAENLELALAAMAGMVRDMTVRVERMRAAAGSGFSTATDLADWLVREAGLPFRDAHHVTGRAVALAESRACDLAELSLEDLQSIHPQITPSVFDVLSVDASVSSRTSFGGTAPAKVREQIAWWRGRN, from the coding sequence ATGTGGGGCGGGCGCTTTGCCTCCGGGCCGGACGCCATCATGGAGGAGATAAATGCCTCCATCGGCTTCGACAAGAAGCTCTTCGCCCAGGATATCCGCGGCTCCATCGCACATGCCACCATGCTGGCGCAACAAGGCATCATTTCGGTCGAAGATAAAGACAAGATCGTTTCGGGCCTGAACACGATCCTGTCAGAGATCCAGGACGGCCGCTTCACGTTTTCCCGCAAGCTGGAAGACATCCACATGAACATCGAGGCCCGGCTTGCAGACCTGATCGGTCCGGCTGCGGGCCGTCTGCATACCGCCCGCTCCCGCAACGACCAGGTGGCGCTCGATTTCCGCCTCTGGGTCAAGGAAGAGATGGCACGGACGGAAGCCATGCTGACCGATCTGATCGCCGCCCTGCTGGACAAGGCGGAGGAGCATGCCGAAACGGTCATGCCAGGCTTCACGCATCTGCAGACAGCCCAGCCTGTCACCTTCGGCCATCACTGCATGGCCTATGTGGAAATGTTCGGCCGCGACCGTGCCCGCGTGCGCCATGCGATCGACCATCTGGACGAGTGCCCGATCGGTGCGGCGGCGCTGGCCGGCACCGGCTTTGCGATCGATCGCCACATGACCGCGCAGGCGCTTGGCTTTCGGGAACCGACGCGCAATTCCATCGACACGGTCTCGGACCGCGATTTTGCCCTGGAATTTTTGTCTGTCGCCGCCATCTGCGCCACGCATCTGTCGCGCTTCGCAGAGGAAATCGTGATCTGGTCGACACCGCAATTCGGCTTCATCCGCCTCTCGGATGCCTTCTCGACCGGCTCGTCGATCATGCCGCAGAAGAAGAATCCGGATGCCGCCGAACTGGTGCGCGCCAAGACCGGACGCATCAACGGGTCGCTGGTCGCGCTTCTGACGGTCATGAAAGGCCTGCCGCTGGCCTATTCCAAGGATATGCAGGAAGACAAGGAACAGGTCTTCGACGCCGCCGAAAACCTCGAACTGGCGCTGGCCGCGATGGCCGGCATGGTGCGCGACATGACGGTTCGTGTCGAGCGCATGCGTGCTGCAGCCGGATCCGGCTTTTCGACGGCCACGGATCTGGCCGACTGGCTGGTCCGCGAAGCCGGCCTTCCCTTCCGCGACGCCCACCACGTGACCGGCCGCGCCGTCGCTCTGGCGGAATCCAGAGCCTGCGACCTTGCGGAGCTTTCGCTGGAGGACCTGCAATCCATTCATCCGCAGATCACCCCTTCGGTATTCGACGTTCTTTCAGTGGATGCCTCTGTCTCCAGCCGCACGAGCTTCGGCGGAACGGCGCCTGCGAAAGTGCGTGAGCAGATCGCGTGGTGGCGCGGACGCAACTGA